In a single window of the Xylanimonas protaetiae genome:
- a CDS encoding GIY-YIG nuclease family protein: MSEFADEVVDGPPSLPLSPRDELGEFIAVQDGRLGEVYRLWHERPDARWIADQQNVASVGYIYGWKRAWEAALDGAVPNGPTALRQTIGSLNSLLKKGRGTLSLAAIDLLKTNRALIIAAADEVDVEEAAEASAAAESIEKRELAAIHTAGIYAFSYGWYLESPIDPEGGNTLIKVGKAEDVASRLDQHRQGARAHIPEPLVTIRVYETGSRDLDRTERDFHRLLGTAGHSNPRREESLRRTRNEVGREWFLTNADFLDAIAGVLELRTVYSDENG; this comes from the coding sequence ATGTCTGAGTTCGCCGACGAGGTTGTCGACGGTCCCCCCTCGCTCCCACTCTCGCCACGCGACGAGCTCGGCGAGTTCATCGCCGTTCAGGACGGTCGGCTCGGCGAGGTGTACCGCCTCTGGCACGAGCGTCCCGACGCTCGCTGGATCGCCGATCAGCAGAACGTCGCGAGCGTTGGCTACATCTACGGCTGGAAGCGAGCATGGGAGGCCGCGCTCGACGGCGCAGTCCCCAACGGCCCAACCGCTCTCCGCCAGACCATCGGCAGCCTCAACTCGCTCTTGAAGAAGGGGCGGGGCACCCTGAGCCTGGCCGCGATCGATCTGCTCAAGACGAACAGGGCGCTCATCATCGCCGCCGCAGATGAGGTTGACGTCGAGGAGGCCGCAGAGGCGAGCGCAGCCGCCGAGTCCATCGAGAAGCGCGAGCTTGCGGCCATTCACACGGCGGGCATCTACGCCTTCTCCTACGGCTGGTATCTCGAGAGCCCGATCGATCCGGAGGGCGGCAACACCCTGATCAAGGTCGGTAAGGCCGAGGACGTAGCTAGTCGCCTCGACCAGCACCGGCAAGGCGCAAGGGCGCACATCCCAGAACCTCTCGTGACCATTCGCGTGTACGAGACAGGTTCGCGTGACCTCGATCGGACTGAGCGAGACTTCCACCGACTCCTGGGGACCGCGGGCCACAGCAACCCCCGCCGTGAGGAGTCACTGCGGCGGACGCGCAACGAGGTCGGCCGGGAATGGTTCCTGACGAACGCAGACTTCTTGGACGCGATCGCAGGAGTCCTTGAGCTGAGAACCGTCTACTCAGACGAAAACGGGTAG
- a CDS encoding YidH family protein — MPDSRFPRSVYSEGTEPDPRFSLANERTFLAWIRTSLALIAAGVALEALDLPLQHALRLTASLLLLVLGSTLPVLGYREWTRAERAMRQGLPLRSSLALPVLTTGLAAAGFLLILAVLWP; from the coding sequence GTGCCCGACTCCCGGTTCCCCCGCTCCGTCTACTCCGAGGGCACCGAGCCCGACCCCCGCTTCAGCCTGGCCAACGAACGGACCTTCCTCGCCTGGATCCGCACGAGCCTGGCCCTGATCGCCGCGGGCGTCGCGCTCGAGGCGCTCGACCTGCCGCTCCAGCACGCGCTGCGCCTGACGGCGTCGCTGCTGCTGCTCGTGCTGGGCTCGACGCTGCCGGTGCTCGGCTACCGCGAGTGGACCCGCGCGGAGCGGGCCATGCGGCAGGGGCTCCCGCTGCGCAGCTCGCTCGCGCTGCCCGTCCTGACGACGGGCCTGGCGGCGGCAGGGTTCCTGCTGATCCTCGCGGTGCTCTGGCCCTGA
- a CDS encoding FhaA domain-containing protein — MGVLDRFEKGVERAMNSAFSKVGRGEVKPVELAARLRRELDDRAAVMGRDRTVAPNELTVELSPEDFAQIEAWGAEALADELATNLTEYAASQHYAFVGPVSVSFEEHEDLTGGRFQVRSASVRGAVAPATTSAPSTRHPLIDIDGQRYLLTGPVTVIGRDADADIVVDDPGVSRRHLEIRVTPDGVVATDLGSTNGLYVEGHQVPAATLLDGNTLTIGRTRIMFWSGTAATEEW, encoded by the coding sequence ATGGGCGTCCTGGATCGGTTCGAGAAGGGTGTCGAGCGTGCCATGAACAGCGCGTTCTCCAAGGTCGGCCGTGGCGAGGTGAAGCCGGTCGAGCTTGCTGCCCGTCTGCGCCGGGAGCTCGACGACCGTGCCGCCGTCATGGGCCGCGACCGCACGGTCGCGCCGAACGAGCTCACGGTCGAGCTCTCGCCGGAGGACTTCGCGCAGATCGAGGCGTGGGGTGCGGAGGCGCTGGCGGACGAGCTCGCGACGAACCTCACCGAGTACGCCGCGTCCCAGCACTACGCGTTCGTCGGCCCGGTCTCCGTCTCGTTCGAGGAGCACGAGGACCTCACGGGCGGCCGCTTCCAGGTCCGTTCGGCGTCGGTCCGTGGCGCCGTCGCGCCGGCGACGACGTCGGCACCGAGCACGCGCCACCCGCTCATCGACATCGACGGTCAGCGCTACCTGCTGACCGGCCCGGTCACGGTCATCGGCCGGGACGCCGACGCCGACATCGTCGTCGACGACCCGGGCGTGAGCCGCAGGCACCTCGAGATCCGCGTGACGCCCGACGGCGTCGTCGCCACGGACCTCGGCTCCACGAACGGTCTGTATGTCGAGGGCCACCAGGTCCCGGCGGCGACCCTGCTCGACGGCAACACCCTGACGATCGGCCGCACCCGGATCATGTTCTGGTCGGGCACGGCCGCCACCGAGGAGTGGTGA
- a CDS encoding PP2C family protein-serine/threonine phosphatase: protein MTVSLRYAARSDVGLVRSSNQDSAYAGPNLLVVADGMGGHAGGDIASRIAIENLRHLDTDTHTPAAALDDLEAAVEEARLGLVRASTAAPDLAGMGTTVTALLRTGSTLVMAHMGDSRAYLLRDGALTQVTVDHTFVQHLVDTGRITADEAETHPQRNVVMRVLSDFDLDLHPDMSIREAKPGDRWLLCSDGLSGFVHLDLLGEILTDAKDVGEAADLLLLAAMHGGSTDNITVVVADVVDDDAAAADESAEAVDAKAVDARAVDPGLPAAAATGVGGVQVVGAATGTSPIPGSPAPSADVPATPSDDAAASEGTPASLASAPGDGDGDTSDGDDEEEADDADARPAPRRHPVIATLVTLLALAVVGVGGWGAYRWTQQQYFVGVSEDQVAIFRGIPASAGPLTLSTPVEYTGTPVSDLPAFFASRLDGTIRASSLQDARDRAARLIAQAEQEQEPTPEPTQPPAETPVEPPAEQPPTDVPADTPVDQPVEPVG, encoded by the coding sequence GTGACCGTGTCCCTGCGCTACGCCGCGCGCTCCGACGTCGGACTGGTGCGTTCCAGCAACCAGGACTCGGCCTACGCCGGCCCGAACCTGCTGGTCGTGGCCGACGGCATGGGTGGGCACGCGGGAGGCGACATCGCCTCGCGCATCGCGATCGAGAACCTGCGGCACCTCGACACCGACACGCACACGCCGGCCGCCGCCCTCGACGACCTCGAGGCCGCCGTGGAGGAGGCCCGCCTCGGCCTGGTCCGTGCGAGCACCGCCGCACCGGACCTGGCGGGCATGGGCACCACGGTCACGGCGCTGCTGCGCACCGGGTCCACGCTGGTCATGGCCCACATGGGCGACTCCCGCGCCTATCTGCTGCGCGACGGCGCGCTCACGCAGGTCACGGTGGACCACACGTTCGTCCAGCACCTGGTCGACACGGGCCGCATCACGGCCGACGAGGCCGAGACGCACCCGCAGCGCAACGTCGTCATGCGCGTGCTCAGCGACTTCGACCTCGACCTGCACCCCGACATGTCGATCCGCGAGGCCAAGCCCGGCGACCGCTGGCTGCTCTGCTCGGACGGCCTGAGCGGCTTCGTCCACCTCGACCTGCTCGGCGAGATCCTCACCGACGCCAAGGACGTCGGCGAGGCCGCCGACCTGCTGCTCCTCGCCGCGATGCACGGCGGCAGCACCGACAACATCACCGTCGTGGTCGCCGACGTCGTCGACGACGACGCGGCCGCCGCCGACGAGAGCGCCGAGGCTGTGGACGCCAAGGCTGTGGACGCCAGGGCCGTGGACCCGGGGCTGCCCGCCGCGGCGGCGACCGGCGTCGGCGGCGTCCAGGTGGTCGGCGCGGCGACGGGCACGAGCCCGATCCCAGGCTCGCCCGCGCCGTCCGCGGACGTCCCGGCCACGCCGTCCGACGACGCCGCGGCGTCCGAGGGCACCCCCGCCTCCCTGGCCTCCGCGCCCGGCGACGGTGACGGCGACACCAGTGACGGCGACGACGAGGAGGAGGCCGACGACGCCGACGCGCGTCCCGCCCCCCGCCGCCACCCCGTCATCGCGACGCTCGTGACCCTCCTGGCCCTCGCCGTCGTCGGCGTGGGCGGCTGGGGCGCCTACCGGTGGACGCAGCAGCAGTACTTCGTCGGCGTCTCGGAGGACCAGGTGGCGATCTTCCGGGGCATCCCGGCCTCCGCCGGTCCCCTCACGCTGTCGACGCCGGTCGAGTACACCGGCACGCCCGTCAGCGACCTGCCCGCGTTCTTCGCGAGCCGCCTGGACGGCACCATCCGCGCGTCGTCTCTCCAGGACGCGCGCGACCGCGCGGCGCGCCTCATCGCGCAGGCGGAGCAGGAGCAGGAACCGACGCCCGAACCGACGCAGCCGCCTGCGGAGACGCCGGTCGAGCCGCCCGCGGAGCAGCCTCCGACCGACGTGCCCGCCGACACGCCCGTCGACCAGCCCGTGGAGCCCGTCGGATGA
- a CDS encoding integrase, with the protein MQPVVATRPASEATVNEDAVALGPGVAVLVDGAGLPASMRRGCRHSVAWYATELATAFRDALSDRAVRPAEALAAALTAVAASHGPGCDLGRGSPSGTVAAWRTSGDRLEHLVLGDATVLLAAVDGVVTVVTDDRLARVVEPVVRAFVDERRDRGLVPSRDEILDARRAALERTRNRSGGFWCAHADHAAAAEALTGSVPRDAVAGVVVASDGATRGYEHLGVHAPDDVVRRSLAGDGATVIGEIRAAERSTTLFTDVAMKPHDDATLVAWRLLP; encoded by the coding sequence GTGCAGCCCGTCGTCGCCACCCGTCCCGCGAGCGAGGCCACGGTCAACGAAGACGCCGTCGCGCTCGGACCCGGTGTGGCCGTGCTGGTCGACGGCGCGGGCCTGCCGGCGAGCATGCGCCGCGGCTGCCGCCACTCGGTGGCCTGGTACGCGACCGAGCTCGCCACGGCGTTCAGGGATGCGTTGTCCGACCGGGCCGTCCGCCCTGCCGAGGCGCTCGCTGCTGCGCTCACGGCGGTCGCGGCGAGCCATGGACCCGGCTGCGACCTGGGCCGCGGCTCGCCGAGCGGCACGGTGGCCGCATGGCGGACCAGCGGCGACCGGCTGGAGCACCTGGTCCTCGGTGACGCCACCGTGCTGCTCGCTGCCGTGGACGGCGTCGTCACGGTGGTCACCGACGACCGGCTCGCTCGCGTCGTCGAACCGGTCGTCAGGGCGTTCGTCGACGAGAGACGCGACCGAGGCCTCGTTCCGTCCCGTGACGAGATCCTCGACGCCCGCCGCGCCGCTCTGGAGCGGACGAGAAACCGGTCCGGCGGGTTCTGGTGCGCCCACGCCGACCACGCGGCGGCGGCCGAGGCCCTGACCGGCAGCGTCCCCCGCGACGCCGTCGCCGGCGTGGTCGTGGCGTCGGACGGCGCCACCCGGGGCTACGAGCACCTGGGCGTGCACGCGCCGGACGACGTCGTCCGGCGGTCTCTCGCCGGCGACGGTGCGACCGTCATCGGCGAGATCCGCGCCGCGGAGCGGTCGACGACGCTGTTCACCGACGTCGCGATGAAGCCGCACGACGACGCGACGCTCGTGGCGTGGCGACTGCTCCCGTGA
- a CDS encoding FHA domain-containing protein FhaB/FipA yields the protein MSELTFTLLRLGYLVLLWVFVLTAIGVLRRDLSTRASGGRAERRRTRTATAPPSIAGAPAPAAPPAPAPVRGGAPTRLVVVAGPLQGTSLPLTGSSILIGRSPGSTLVLDDDYSSSRHARIFPQGGQWYVEDLGSTNGTFVGDQQVTGVVPLAPGVGVQIGRSVVELQG from the coding sequence ATGAGTGAGCTGACGTTCACCCTGCTGCGGCTGGGCTACCTGGTGCTGCTCTGGGTGTTCGTGCTCACCGCGATCGGCGTGCTGCGCCGTGACCTGTCGACGCGCGCGTCGGGCGGCCGCGCCGAGCGGCGCCGCACCCGCACCGCGACGGCGCCGCCGTCCATCGCCGGCGCTCCTGCCCCCGCGGCTCCGCCTGCTCCCGCACCTGTTCGCGGCGGCGCCCCGACGCGGCTCGTCGTCGTCGCCGGCCCGCTGCAGGGCACGTCGCTGCCGCTGACCGGGTCGAGCATCCTCATCGGCCGCTCGCCCGGGTCCACGCTCGTGCTCGACGACGACTACTCGTCGTCGCGCCACGCGCGGATCTTCCCGCAGGGCGGGCAGTGGTACGTCGAGGACCTCGGCTCGACCAACGGCACGTTCGTCGGCGACCAGCAGGTCACCGGCGTCGTCCCGCTCGCGCCGGGCGTCGGCGTGCAGATCGGCCGCTCCGTCGTCGAGCTGCAGGGATGA
- a CDS encoding NAD(P)H-binding protein → MTRQGDDVVAVTGASGRLGTRLALRLAAEGAQQRLVVRDLARIPRLPDGTLLPDSDVAVASSYADREAMLRALDGAHVMFLVSGRETPDRVSQHFAAIDAAVAAGVERVVYTSFVGAAADAVFTLARDHFATEQHLRMSGLRWTVLRDNLYHHALTTFVGDDGVIRGPADAGRVASVSHDDVADVATAVLLDERPHAHDARTYDLTGPTAITLAEAAATMSELAGRAIRYEVETTQQAYASRAHHDVPRAEVEGWVTSYAAIAAGELEHVSDDVSRLVGRPARSFADWLDDFPDQWAHLRR, encoded by the coding sequence GCCGCGGAGGGCGCGCAGCAGCGCCTCGTGGTGCGCGACCTCGCCCGCATCCCCCGCCTGCCGGACGGGACGCTGCTCCCGGACTCCGACGTCGCCGTCGCCTCGTCGTACGCGGACCGGGAGGCGATGCTCCGGGCGCTCGACGGCGCGCACGTGATGTTCCTGGTCAGCGGGCGTGAGACGCCGGACCGTGTGTCCCAGCACTTCGCCGCGATCGACGCCGCGGTCGCGGCGGGGGTCGAGCGCGTCGTCTACACGTCGTTCGTCGGAGCGGCCGCCGACGCCGTCTTCACGCTCGCGCGCGACCACTTCGCCACCGAGCAGCACCTGCGCATGTCGGGCCTGCGGTGGACCGTCCTGCGCGACAACCTCTACCACCACGCCCTCACCACGTTCGTCGGCGACGACGGCGTGATCCGCGGCCCCGCCGACGCCGGACGTGTCGCGTCCGTGTCGCACGACGACGTCGCCGACGTCGCCACGGCCGTGCTGCTGGACGAGCGCCCGCACGCCCACGACGCCCGCACCTACGACCTCACGGGCCCGACGGCGATCACGCTCGCGGAGGCCGCCGCGACGATGTCGGAGCTCGCGGGCCGCGCCATCCGCTACGAGGTCGAGACCACCCAGCAGGCGTACGCGTCGCGCGCGCACCACGACGTGCCGCGGGCGGAGGTCGAGGGCTGGGTGACGAGCTATGCGGCGATCGCCGCGGGGGAGCTGGAGCACGTCTCCGACGACGTCTCGCGCCTGGTGGGACGCCCGGCGCGGTCGTTCGCGGACTGGCTGGACGACTTCCCGGACCAGTGGGCGCACCTGCGGCGGTGA
- a CDS encoding GNAT family N-acetyltransferase — translation MLTLTRYDGADAAALSELVHGVYAEQYPPGPDFSQWRDGQWARHRSRAEFALCVAREGDDVAGLIWSYLGGPGQYWTDAVQESLAPGVGQEWLGGHLEIVELVVRPAFRRRGIAARLLGSAVASTSARRALLTVRDGALPARALYESLGFTPLGRAFGDMTVMGLEVADGRCR, via the coding sequence GTGCTGACCCTCACCAGGTACGACGGCGCCGATGCCGCGGCGCTGAGCGAGCTCGTCCACGGCGTCTACGCCGAGCAGTACCCGCCGGGACCGGACTTCTCGCAGTGGCGTGACGGCCAGTGGGCGCGCCATCGCAGCCGTGCGGAGTTCGCGCTGTGCGTCGCGCGCGAGGGCGACGACGTCGCCGGGCTGATCTGGAGCTACCTCGGCGGTCCCGGGCAGTACTGGACCGACGCGGTCCAGGAGTCGCTCGCGCCGGGGGTCGGCCAGGAGTGGCTCGGGGGCCACCTGGAGATCGTCGAGCTCGTCGTCCGTCCGGCGTTTCGCCGGCGCGGGATCGCCGCCCGGCTCCTCGGCTCCGCCGTCGCGTCGACGAGCGCCCGCCGAGCGCTGCTGACCGTCCGCGACGGAGCGCTGCCGGCACGGGCGCTCTACGAGTCGCTCGGGTTCACGCCCTTGGGGCGCGCCTTCGGGGACATGACGGTCATGGGCCTGGAGGTCGCGGACGGGCGGTGCCGCTAG